A window of Papaver somniferum cultivar HN1 unplaced genomic scaffold, ASM357369v1 unplaced-scaffold_104, whole genome shotgun sequence contains these coding sequences:
- the LOC113327573 gene encoding uncharacterized protein LOC113327573 produces MYQQVLLNSRYRSFDEAKGNFTTWSGRYAELIHPTENPSVDLGIVEEEFEDETHPEGEWLDEWMQASAMTSNFRALEDTDLGRRDIDKNHLWSSRLLDNLTIHEKIGFINTLRQAVQDTHDSGSSTSLPALSRQQQAAHDLILDSLRSNSTIRLIISRGEGTGKSTLINAIVRSTRELFSNDNAVRIMAGFYRCSRIQHWRVDYSPRTRHHSR; encoded by the exons ATGTACCAACAAGTATTATTAAATAGCCGATACAGGAGCTTTGATGAAGCGAAAGGAAATTTCACTACGTGGTCAGGAAGGTATGCTGAACTCATCCATCCTACTGAAAATCCTTCGGTAGATCTTGGCATTGTTGAGGAGGAATTTGAGGACGAAACGCATCCAGAAGGCGAGTGGTTAGATGAATGGATGCAAGCATCTGCAATGACATCGAATTTCAGGGCATTGGAGGACACTGATCTGGGAAGGCGCGACATCGATAAAAACCATCTATGGTCAAGTAGATTACTGGACAACCTTACCATTCACGAGAAGATAGGATTCATTAACACCTTACGACAAGCCGTGCAAGATACACACGATTCTGGTTCAAGTACTTCTCTCCCTGCTCTGTCAAGACAACAACAAGCCGCACATGATCTTATTCTTGATTCTTTGAG GTCGAATTCAACTATTAGGTTGATTATCAGTAGAGGGGAAGGAACAGGAAAATCAACACTCATAAATGCCATTGTTCGGTCGACAAGGGAACTTTTCAGCAACGACAATGCTGTTCGTATCATGGCTGGCTTCTACCGGTGTAGCCGCATTCAACATTGGAGGGTCGACTATTCACCACGAACTCGGCATCACAGCAGATAA
- the LOC113327571 gene encoding uncharacterized protein LOC113327571 isoform X2, translating into MRSPRLRELAENEKDEQRKACNERRRALRARRKFEKQNMAAVVPLRRSQRLTPQAQIPQNLDCDASRKRKGKAVVHDNRPRKEGRFEVQRCIEIVPLRRILRLTPQTQIPQNLDCDASRKRKGKAVVHDNQPRKKTSSEVVRCCILVKHIVRSLTLSLRSKQEVEEDRAARCVRNLMKRYLRLQESPLARRRSSRIEQARYIRENPSCDGLIDVPGRADIPLTFASSEVGGFFDLPGATSSRGIKRLTASVATVGTLFLHDIQLRYPSRRPNTACQRRYRASGTMHQRIVRRAMNNMHQRKYHRRRTQTSNEEI; encoded by the exons ATGAGAAGTCCTCGACTTCGAGAGCTAGCTGAGAATGAGAAAGATGAGCAAAGAAAGGCGTGTAATGAAAGGCGACGGGCTTTGCGTGCACGAAGAAAGTTTGAAAAACAAAATATGGCAGCAGTAGTACCACTGCGTAGAAGTCAAAGGCTAACTCCGCAGGCGCAAATTCCACAAAACCTTGACTGTGATGCCTCCCGTAAGAGAAAAGGGAAGGCTGTTGTACACGACAATCGA CCTCGGAAAGAAGGAAGATTTGAAGTGCAAAGATGTATCGAAATCGTGCCACTGCGTAGGATTCTAAGGCTAACTCCGCAGACGCAAATTCCACAAAACCTTGACTGTGATGCATCCCGTAAGAGAAAAGGGAAGGCTGTTGTACACGACAATCAA CCTCGGAAGAAAACCAGCAGTGAAGTTGTGCGTTGCTGTATTCTTGTGAAACACATCGTTAGGAGTTTGACGTTGAGTCTTAGATCTAagcaagaagtagaagaagatagaGCTGCAAGATGCGTACGAAATCTTATGAAACGATATTTGAGGTTACAAGAGTCACCTCTCGCAAGGCGTCGAAGTTCAAGAATTGAACAAGCTCGATACATCCGAGAGAATCCGAGCTGTGATGGGCTCATTGATGTTCCCGGACGCGCTGATATACCCTTAACATTTGCCTCAAGTGAAGTAGGCGGCTTCTTTGATCTACCAGGAGCAACTTCTTCAAGAGGAATTAAGAG GTTGACAGCTTCAGTAGCAACGGTTGGGACTCTTTTTCTCCATGACATACAGTTAAGATATCCCTCACGTAGACCTAATACTGCATGTCAGAGACGATACCGTGCATCCGGCACAATGCATCAAAGGATTGTAAGGCGAGCCATGAATAATATGCATCAAAGAAAATATCATCGTAGAAGAACTCAAACAAGTAATGAAGAAATATGA
- the LOC113327571 gene encoding uncharacterized protein LOC113327571 isoform X1, giving the protein MVSSGDSSLACRVAYCAQQMRGCRAYWYSRLKELISMVNQLGPLTIFFTLSAADLQWPELYKLLDTENRLGSLDPNRRRRERAKLLNDNPLVVSWFLQKRVDLFLKLFLKKEFKVVDHWYRFEWQSRGSGHVHGFLWLEDRPDPSRIATDEEVRRMICDYFDSIICTWNPDPSFRVVIQDNHPCAQEISEDSNLEDDDDDYAALVNYVMRHTKCGSYCLRKSKVTRRDECRFRFPIELLDESKLVEEPAYSNMFRFLGRRNDQWLNSHNRAVIQAWRANIDWSAVTTTESVTRYIAKYAAKAEPASRIASTFCEESLIIHYDLVVTQNLL; this is encoded by the exons ATGGTTTCATCAGGGGACAGCAGTTTAGCTTGCCGTGTTGCTTATTGTGCGCAACAGATGCGAGGGTGCAGAGCATACTGGTATAGTCGATTGAAGGAGCTTATATCAATGGTTAACCAGCTGGGACCGCTGACTATTTTCTTCACACTCAGTGCAGCTGATCTCCAATGGCCAGAACTGTACAAGCTTCTTGACACAGAAAACAG GTTGGGAAGCTTAGATCCAAACAGAAGAAGGAGAGAAAGGGCAAAGTTACTGAACGACAATCCATTGGTTGTCTCGTGGTTCCTCCAGAAAAGGGTGGATTTATTCTTGAAGTTGTTTCTGAAGAAAGAGTTTAAAGTGGTTGATCACTGGTACCGGTTCGAGTGGCAGAGCAGAGGTAGCGGGCATGTGCATGGTTTTCTGTGGCTCGAAGACAGACCGGATCCTTCGCGTATTGCCACAGATGAGGAG GTACGTCGtatgatttgtgattactttgacAGTATCATATGCACATGGAACCCAGATCCCAGTTTCAGAGTCGTCATACAAGACAATCATCCATGTGCACAGGAAATTTCAGAGGATTCAAAtctagaagatgatgatgatgattatgcggCTTTGGTTAACTATGTGATGCGACACACTAAGTGTGGAAGTTACTGTTTGAGAAAAAGCAAGGTTACAAGGCGAGATGAATGTCGTTTCAGATTCCCAATTGAGCTTTTAGACGAATCTAAGCTAGTTGAAGAACCAGCTTACAGCAACATGTTCAGATTTCTTGGCCGCAGAAACGATCAGTGGTTGAATTCTCACAATCGCGCTGTTATACAAGCATGGAGAGCAAACATTGACTGGTCTGCTGTGACAACTACGGAATCCGTTACCCGTTATATCGCCAAGTATGCAGCAAAGGCAGAACCAGCCTCAAGAATTGCATCGACATTTTGCGAGGAATCGTTGATAATCCACTACGACCTTGTCGTGACCCAGAATCTGTTGTAA